GAGATGTGCGAAGATTGCCACGCCGCTTATACCAACCCAATGAATAGACGCTACCATGCCCAACCTGTCAGTTGCCCACATTGTGGCCCACAGTTAACCTTTAGCGTCATCAATGCTCGTGCTGAATGTCTTTATGATTCATCGATGTTAATAGCATTAGAGCAAGCCGTTGAAATGATAAACCGTGGTGGCATCATCGCCATTAAAGGTTTAGGCGGTTTTCATTTGGTGTGTGATGCCACCAATAACGATGCGGTTGCAGCCCTGCGCGAACGTAAACAACGCCTCGCCAAGCCATTAGCGATAATGGTGACCAACTTAGCCCAAGCAAAATTATGTGTCAGCGGTACTGAAACGGAATGGCAAGTGTTAACCAGCCCTGAGAAGCCGATTACTTTGATGACCAAACGCGTTGTTAGTAATGATAACAGTGGTAATGGTAAAGATGATAGATCAAATAATGGGCCGATCATACTGAGTCCATTGCTAGCGCCGGGTATTGATCGCCTTGGAGTATTTTTACCCTACACACCATTACATCATTTATTGATGCAGCGATTACAGAAACCCATTGTAGCGACTAGCGCCAATCGCAGCGGTGAACCCATTATTGGTAATCAGGCTGACATTGAACAGTATTTAAGCCATGTAGTTGATGGGATACTCGACCATAATCGGCCGATTATTAATGCTTGTGATGACAGTGTGGTACAAGTGATTGACGGGCAACTGCAAGTGATTAGATTGGCTCGCGGTTATGCGCCGCTAACCATTAATTTGCATACACCAATGCTATCAAACAGCCAAAACAGCGTGTTGGCTGTTGGCGCACAACAAAAAAATACGGTCGCATTTGGTTTTGCCGATAATTTGATTGTATCACCGCACATTGGTGATTTATTCAGCCTTGAAGCAGAGCAATATTTTAGCCGAAGCTTAGCGACGTTTAAGCGTTTGTATGACTTCAGCCCGAGTCATATTGTGCATGATAATCACCCGCAATATGCGCCGACACAATGGGCGGAAAATTACCAATCGGAACATCACCTTTTGCCATCTCATTGTATTGGCATACAACACCACTTCGCCCATGTTTTGTCGGTTATGGCGATGCACCAACGCACTGAGCAAGTATTAGGATTCAGTTTTGATGGCACAGGCTTAGGTGATGACGGTGCATTATGGGGCAGCGAAGTGATGCTGGCTGATGTTAACGGTTTTACCACGGTGGCCCACTTTAGTTGCTTTAAGCTCATTGGCGGTGAACAAGCCATTAAACACCCGGTTAGAATTCTGCTGGCATTATTGTTTGAACAGATGCCGCTTGAACAAGTACTTTTACTCCCGATTGCCGCTATAGCCGATTTGGGCAGCAAAACTGTCACTAATTTGTATCAATTATGGCGTAACAATAGCCATTGTATTGAATGTCGATCCGTTGGACGTTTATTTGATGCTCTTGCGGTGGCGTTAGGCTTTATTGGTAGCTCGCAGTACGAAGGCCAAGCCGGAATGATGATTGAAGCGGCAGCCAATGCCTATAATTGCAAGTCAAATATTGAACCTTTATCTGTAACACTCAACACCATAAGCGACACTGACTCACAACCGATTCAATGGCACAGTAGCGACTTTATCACTCAATTAGTTAACTGTGCTGTAGAAAGCTCACATAACCCTTTAATTAACCAACAAATATGTTGGCATTTTATCAATTCGA
The nucleotide sequence above comes from Shewanella sp. Arc9-LZ. Encoded proteins:
- the hypF gene encoding carbamoyltransferase HypF; this encodes MKPLQQVTIIVKGIVQGVGFRPFVFRLAHQLTLLGSVLNNHLGVTIVLQGNSEQIEQFIDTLAKSPPPLARIDAIEVTHQTQLSLFDQFSIIESHASSDEHANVAISADMSICRDCLNDINDPQNRHYQYPFTNCTNCGPRYTIINALPYDRCNTAMADFEMCEDCHAAYTNPMNRRYHAQPVSCPHCGPQLTFSVINARAECLYDSSMLIALEQAVEMINRGGIIAIKGLGGFHLVCDATNNDAVAALRERKQRLAKPLAIMVTNLAQAKLCVSGTETEWQVLTSPEKPITLMTKRVVSNDNSGNGKDDRSNNGPIILSPLLAPGIDRLGVFLPYTPLHHLLMQRLQKPIVATSANRSGEPIIGNQADIEQYLSHVVDGILDHNRPIINACDDSVVQVIDGQLQVIRLARGYAPLTINLHTPMLSNSQNSVLAVGAQQKNTVAFGFADNLIVSPHIGDLFSLEAEQYFSRSLATFKRLYDFSPSHIVHDNHPQYAPTQWAENYQSEHHLLPSHCIGIQHHFAHVLSVMAMHQRTEQVLGFSFDGTGLGDDGALWGSEVMLADVNGFTTVAHFSCFKLIGGEQAIKHPVRILLALLFEQMPLEQVLLLPIAAIADLGSKTVTNLYQLWRNNSHCIECRSVGRLFDALAVALGFIGSSQYEGQAGMMIEAAANAYNCKSNIEPLSVTLNTISDTDSQPIQWHSSDFITQLVNCAVESSHNPLINQQICWHFINSISQQLDRIGQQYPQLPQVFCGGVFQNKTLLSQCINDCKRGQRQVLPSGHIPINDGGIALGQLWYGIHHMA